The genomic stretch CCCGATCGTGCACACGATCTTGGCTTTGCGCATCAACAACCCCGTCACTCGTCATGCGTCATGCGTCATTCGGGAGGAATTCCCGCGACCTTCTCGTCACGCTTGACGGATGACGAGCGACGAATGACGGCTTACGCGTCGGGCCCGAGCATCTTCTCCGGCTTGACCAGCGCATCGAACTCCTCGCCGGTGAGGTACCCGAGCTCCAGGCAGGCTTCCCGCAGCGTCTTCCGCTCCTCGTAGGCCTTCTTCGCGACCTTCGCCGACTTATCATACCCGATGCGCGGCGAGAGCGCGGTCACCAGCATCAAGGACCGGACCAGGAACTCGTGGATCCGCTCGCGGTCGGCCTGGATGCCGACGACGCAGTGCTCGGTGAACGACCGGCACGCATCGGCCAGGAGCCGGATGGAGTGGAGCAGGTTGTGGATGATGACCGGTTTGAAGACGTTCAGCTCGAAGTTCCCCTGGCTCCCCGCGATCGAGATCGCCGCGTCGTTTCCGAACACCTGCGCGCAGACCATCGTCATGGCCTCGCTCTGGGTCGGGTTGACCTTGCCCGGCATGATCGAGGAGCCCGGCTCGTTGGCCGGCAGGACCAGCTCGCCGAGCCCGCAGCGGGGGCCGGAGCCCAGCCAGCGGACGTCGTTGGCGATCTTCATCAGCGAGCAGGCCAGGGTCTTCAGGGCACCGCTGGCCATCACGAGCGGATCGTGGCTGGCCAGGGCCGCGAACTTGTTCGGTGCGGAGACGAACGGCAGGCCCGTGGCCGCGGCGATCCTGGCCGCGGCGCGGGTCGCGAACTCCGGGGGCGCGTTCAGGCCGGTGCCGACCGCGGTGCCGCCGAGCGCCAATTCATAAAGGTGCGGGAGCACGGACCGGAGCCGCACCAGATCCTGGTCGAGCTGCGCCACGTAGGCGGAGAACTCCTGCCCCAGGGTGAGCGGGACCGCGTCCATCAGGTGCGTGCGCCCGATCTTGACGATGTCCGCGAACTCCGCGGCCTTGGCCTGGAGCGCGTCGCGCAGCTTCGTGACCGTCGGGATCAGCCGGTGCGTGATCTGCTCCGCCGCCGCGACGTGCATCGCAGTCGGGAAGGTATCGTTGGAGGACTGGGACATGTTCACGTGGTCGTTGGGGTGGATCGGGTCCTTGCTCCCCATCTTCCCGCCGGCCAGCTCGATGGCCCGGTTGGAGATGACCTCGTTCGCGTTCATGTTGGTCTGGGTGCCGCTCCCCGTCTGCCAGATGCGCAGCGGAAAGTGGTCGTCCAGCTTCCCCTCGATCACCTCCTGGGCGGCGGCGAGGATCAGCTTGGCCTTGTCCTCCGGCAGCCGCTTCAGGTCCTGGTTGACCTCGGCGGCGGCCCGCTTGAGGATGCCCAAGGCCCGGATCAGCTCCCGGGGCATGACGTCCTGGCCGATGGCGAAGTGGTGCAGGGAGCGCTGGGTCTGGGCCCCCCAGTAGCGATCGGCCGGGACCTCGATCGCGCCCATGCTGTCCGTCTCGCGCCGGGTCGCCCCCGGCTTGGTCTGCTCGGTCATTCCGATTCCTCCATGTTCGCAGCGATGCAGGGAGAATAGACGAAGATTCCCCCGCGCGGCAAGGGTTTTATCCAACTTCTTTTCCTTGTAAGTTCGACTCCGCCACCTGACCGAGACTTGGTTAGGTACAGGTCAACTTGACGGCATAGTGCCAGTGACACTATAGTGATGTCATAGTGATATCATAGTGGTGCCAGTGGTAGCGCGGTGCATTACCAAAGCAATGCCCTACCCCTC from Nitrospirota bacterium encodes the following:
- the fumC gene encoding class II fumarate hydratase — translated: MTEQTKPGATRRETDSMGAIEVPADRYWGAQTQRSLHHFAIGQDVMPRELIRALGILKRAAAEVNQDLKRLPEDKAKLILAAAQEVIEGKLDDHFPLRIWQTGSGTQTNMNANEVISNRAIELAGGKMGSKDPIHPNDHVNMSQSSNDTFPTAMHVAAAEQITHRLIPTVTKLRDALQAKAAEFADIVKIGRTHLMDAVPLTLGQEFSAYVAQLDQDLVRLRSVLPHLYELALGGTAVGTGLNAPPEFATRAAARIAAATGLPFVSAPNKFAALASHDPLVMASGALKTLACSLMKIANDVRWLGSGPRCGLGELVLPANEPGSSIMPGKVNPTQSEAMTMVCAQVFGNDAAISIAGSQGNFELNVFKPVIIHNLLHSIRLLADACRSFTEHCVVGIQADRERIHEFLVRSLMLVTALSPRIGYDKSAKVAKKAYEERKTLREACLELGYLTGEEFDALVKPEKMLGPDA